From a single Vibrio sp. BS-M-Sm-2 genomic region:
- a CDS encoding phasin family protein codes for MYTDIFKTITDQTEKQFEPYLKFNKLVAKNVQTMTELQMNAMQTYTDMGLAQMKAVTEIKDVASLTAFNSQQLAALTQLSQQMMSDSSKMQAAAKEFKEDVETLTTENLKTVTPA; via the coding sequence ATGTACACGGATATTTTCAAAACAATTACTGACCAAACTGAAAAGCAATTTGAACCGTACTTAAAGTTCAACAAGTTGGTTGCAAAGAACGTCCAAACGATGACTGAACTGCAAATGAATGCAATGCAGACTTACACGGACATGGGTCTTGCGCAAATGAAAGCAGTGACTGAAATCAAAGACGTGGCTAGCCTAACGGCGTTCAACAGCCAGCAACTAGCAGCGCTAACTCAACTGTCTCAACAGATGATGAGTGATAGCTCAAAAATGCAAGCTGCTGCAAAAGAGTTCAAAGAAGATGTTGAAACACTAACAACTGAAAACTTGAAAACAGTTACACCTGCATAA